The following proteins are encoded in a genomic region of Pungitius pungitius chromosome 17, fPunPun2.1, whole genome shotgun sequence:
- the LOC119218883 gene encoding probable thiopurine S-methyltransferase isoform X2, whose product MLAPQADQVMALGDWEERWQEDRIGFHQPHVHTMLEKNIDKVISGRTGVRVFFPLCGKAVDMKWLADMGHSVVGVEISEKAIKQFFAENNLTYREEPVPAIPGAKVYKSSERNISLYQCDLFKFSSSIDGQFGAIWDRGSLVAINPKERETYAALIISLMAKDCRYLLDTFLYNAELYTGKSCDLELLQSADALTEKHRGWGLDSLTENVHLITPKSI is encoded by the exons ATGCTGGCACCGCAGGCAGATCAGGTCATGGCCCTTGGCGACTGGGAGGAACGCTGGCAGGAGGACCGGATAGGTTTCCACCAGCCTCACGTGCACAC GATGCTGGAGAAGAACATCGATAAAGTTATTTCGGGGCGGACGGGAGTTCGCgtcttctttcctctctgtgGGAAAGCTGTAGATATGAAGTG GCTAGCAGACATGGGCCACTCGGTGGTTGGAGTGGAGATTTCTGAAAAGGCAATAAAACAGTTCTTTGCAGAGAACAACTTGACCTACCGCGAGGAGCCTGTTCCTGCCATACCTGGGGCAAAGGTTTACAAG AGCTCAGAAAGAAATATCTCCCTGTATCAATGTGACCTCTTCAAATTCTCCAG TTCCATTGACGGTCAGTTTGGGGCAATTTGGGACAGAGGATCTCTAGTGGCCATCAACCCAAAAGAACGAGAAAC GTATGCTGCACTCATCATTTCTCTTATGGCTAAAGATTGCAGATACCTTCTGGACACTTTTCTGTACAACGCTGAGTTGTATACAG GGAAGAGCTGTGATTTGGAACTGCTGCAGTCGGCTGATGCCCTGACAGAAAAACATCGAGGCTGGGGACTGGACTCCCTGACTGAAAATGTACACCTCATCACTCCCAAGAGCATTTAA
- the LOC119218883 gene encoding probable thiopurine S-methyltransferase isoform X1: MLAPQADQVMALGDWEERWQEDRIGFHQPHVHTMLEKNIDKVISGRTGVRVFFPLCGKAVDMKWLADMGHSVVGVEISEKAIKQFFAENNLTYREEPVPAIPGAKVYKSSERNISLYQCDLFKFSSSIDGQFGAIWDRGSLVAINPKERETYAALIISLMAKDCRYLLDTFLYNAELYTGPPFFVPDEQLASLFGKSCDLELLQSADALTEKHRGWGLDSLTENVHLITPKSI, encoded by the exons ATGCTGGCACCGCAGGCAGATCAGGTCATGGCCCTTGGCGACTGGGAGGAACGCTGGCAGGAGGACCGGATAGGTTTCCACCAGCCTCACGTGCACAC GATGCTGGAGAAGAACATCGATAAAGTTATTTCGGGGCGGACGGGAGTTCGCgtcttctttcctctctgtgGGAAAGCTGTAGATATGAAGTG GCTAGCAGACATGGGCCACTCGGTGGTTGGAGTGGAGATTTCTGAAAAGGCAATAAAACAGTTCTTTGCAGAGAACAACTTGACCTACCGCGAGGAGCCTGTTCCTGCCATACCTGGGGCAAAGGTTTACAAG AGCTCAGAAAGAAATATCTCCCTGTATCAATGTGACCTCTTCAAATTCTCCAG TTCCATTGACGGTCAGTTTGGGGCAATTTGGGACAGAGGATCTCTAGTGGCCATCAACCCAAAAGAACGAGAAAC GTATGCTGCACTCATCATTTCTCTTATGGCTAAAGATTGCAGATACCTTCTGGACACTTTTCTGTACAACGCTGAGTTGTATACAG GGCCGCCCTTTTTTGTGCCTGACGAGCAATTGGCCAGCCTGTTCG GGAAGAGCTGTGATTTGGAACTGCTGCAGTCGGCTGATGCCCTGACAGAAAAACATCGAGGCTGGGGACTGGACTCCCTGACTGAAAATGTACACCTCATCACTCCCAAGAGCATTTAA